The following proteins are encoded in a genomic region of Syngnathus acus chromosome 22, fSynAcu1.2, whole genome shotgun sequence:
- the acyp1 gene encoding acylphosphatase-1, which produces MTDGELISVDYEVFGKVQGVFFRKYTQTQGKKLGLVGWVQNTSAGTVQGQIQGPRKKVIEMKHWLKSTGSPKSQITKAEFKNEKTVVSLDHSSFDIVK; this is translated from the exons ATGACAGACGGAGAATTGATTTCTGTGGATTATGAAGTGTTTGGAAAAGTGCAAGGGGTGTTTTTTCGGAAATATACACAG ACCCAGGGCAAGAAGCTCGGCCTTGTAGGTTGGGTCCAGAACACAAGTGCGGGAACTGTGCAAGGGCAGATCCAGGGCCCACGCAAAAAGGTGATAGAAATGAAACATTGGCTCAAATCCACTGGGAGTCCCAAATCACAGATTACCAAGGCAGAGTTCAAGAATGAGAAAACAGTTGTCAGTCTTGATCACTCATCTTTTGACATTGTAAAATGA
- the mlh3 gene encoding DNA mismatch repair protein Mlh3 yields MIKCLSEDVRVKLRSGVAVPSLQQCVEELVLNSLDAGATCVGVRMDLEAFKVQVIDNGAGMSAEDMACVGNRYYTSKCHSLGDLDDLRYYGFRGEAIASVVAMATLVEISSRTKNTGRTLVKMFKNGKAMDVFEKDITRPTAGTTVIICNLFHNTPVRRKRMDLVLEGEKVKHRVEAMSLMHPTVSFTLRNDCTGTMIVQLPKARDTYHRFIQIHSLARAQKLGEIQHTRAQFEVMGYLGREGHYNASLQFLYINGRLLLKTRIHTLLNSLLRRFSSPTQRKDSPEKKAVVRSPKQKRCQDLHGIYVINIKCSYSEYDICLEPAKTLIEFKDWDGVLLCIEEAVKAFLCRENLVLFQDDLHNASPRLFKVDSVAQDDTRVDHYVNPASICPSAPTLASQSVHRKHETHIASNVLETENEGHADQTRHDPVDVAKEAEPTFSKSLDIEKEIRLSQTTQSVHLSHSQTTLVPQDERGEEKPNRKIRALSPFIHKCLQEAPQNSRTQFHHQPSRHKIALDTLHDASSLRSFSDAVPSKVPKVVAQESGSLDEFRRIYGKSVKKNPTLLESQVNAQISQPNVVEDAQNGFLSRNQQFKIDVKETKVCRQDGPQSSAPQSQLVYTKQKGTSEKLSLAGKLNHLKKKDTAAPSCASPHNSGLTSTQDCINNGLEADTTAEPSDETTTATSTDWLGHFDTQMGKMVYINKVTGLSKYEEPPMEETLARCTSDITNMAVSVVSETGTEYRCYPFQAELVLPFLPKPRGERVLIAGTDDAGDNVKTSNSLSSLYSKWSNPVFVRPPEVGVDISSGQASGLAVKIHNILFPYRFSKDMIHSMKVLNQVDNKFLACLINTSDDTQSKGNLLVLLDQHAAHERVRLENLIADSFEGDPNAPGERRLCSSTILPPLNIRVTEEEQRLLRSCQVHLRSLGLEVTFTLGHDDHVLVGKVPICFVEKENNELRRKRPSVIKRVVEDYLQEQMELLRSTGTVKGTLPLTVLKVLASLACHGAIKFNDSLNRDECQSLVASLSSCQLPFQCAHGRPSIAPLVDVLHLEPNQKEPQKPNLGKLRRMYKAWVLYGNR; encoded by the exons ATGATTAAATGTCTGTCGGAAGACGTTCGGGTGAAACTTCGCTCCGGTGTCGCCGTCCCTTCTCTTCAACAATGCGTCGAGGAGCTCGTCCTCAACAGTCTCGACGCCGGGGCGACGTGTGTGGGTGTCCGGATGGACCTGGAGGCGTTCAAGGTCCAGGTTATCGACAACGGCGCCGGGATGAGCGCAGAGGACATGGCATGTGTAGGCAACAGATATTACACAAGCAAATGTCACTCACTTGGTGACCTGGATGATCTCAGGTATTATGGCTTCAGGGGTGAGGCCATCGCAAGTGTAGTTGCCATGGCTACGCTTGTAGAAATCTCATCCCGGACTAAAAACACAGGCAGGACACTTGTTAAGATGTTCAAGAATGGCAAAGCGATGGATGTGTTCGAAAAGGACATTACTCGACCAACTGCTGGAACCACAGTTATCATTTGCAACTTGTTCCACAACACGCCCGTGCGCAGGAAAAGGATGGACCTCGTCCTGGAGGGTGAGAAGGTCAAACACCGGGTGGAGGCCATGTCTCTGATGCACCCCACTGTGTCCTTCACCTTGCGCAATGACTGCACGGGCACCATGATAGTGCAGCTGCCCAAAGCCAGAGACACCTACCACAGGTTTATCCAGATCCACAGCCTGGCTCGAGCTCAGAAACTGGGAGAGATCCAGCACACGCGTGCCCAGTTTGAAGTGATGGGTTACCTTGGCAGAGAGGGCCACTATAATGCTAGCTTGCAGTTCTTGTATATAAATGGCAGATTGCTTCTAAAgacacgcatacacacgcTGCTGAACTCGCTTCTACGTAGATTTAGCAGTCCAACTCAGAGGAAAGACAGCCCAGAAAAAAAGGCCGTCGTCAGGAGCCCCAAGCAGAAACGCTGCCAAGACCTCCACGGAATATatgtaataaatattaaatgttcCTATTCGGAGTATGATATTTGTCTCGAGCCCGCCAAAACCCTAATTGAGTTCAAAGACTGGGATGGTGTTTTACTATGCATCGAAGAGGCCGTAAAAGCTTTCCTCTGCAGGGAGAACTTGGTTCTCTTCCAAGATGACTTGCACAATGCATCGCCAAGGTTGTTTAAAGTGGATAGCGTGGCGCAAGACGACACCCGTGTTGACCACTATGTTAATCCCGCCTCCATTTGTCCATCGGCGCCGACACTGGCGTCGCAATCCGTCCATCGCAAGCACGAGACTCACATTGCATCCAATGTGCTCGAAACAGAAAATGAAGGACATGCTGATCAGACTAGACACGACCCTGTTGATGTTGCCAAGGAAGCGGAGCCCACGTTTAGTAAATCTCTGGACATTGAAAAGGAGATAAGGTTATCTCAAACAACTCAAAGTGTTCATTTGTCACACAGTCAAACAACTCTTGTTCCACAGGATGAAAGGGGAGAAGAAAAGCCAAACAGAAAGATTCGTGCGTTATCTCCATTCATTCACAAATGTCTGCAGGAGGCTCCCCAAAACAGTAGGACGCAATTTCATCATCAGCCTTCAAGACACAAAATCGCCCTTGACACACTCCATGATGCATCTTCACTAAGAAGCTTTTCTGATGCCGTCCCCTCAAAAGTTCCCAAAGTGGTGGCTCAGGAGTCTGGATCGCTTGATGAGTTCAGAAGAATTTATGGAAaatctgtgaaaaaaaatcctacctTGCTGGAGAGTCAGGTTAATGCTCAAATAAGTCAGCCAAACGTAGTAGAAGATGCCCAGAATGGTTTTCTTTCCCGGAACCAACAATTTAAGATCGATGTCAAAGAAACCAAAGTATGCAGACAAGATGGCCCCCAAAGCTCAGCTCCTCAGTCTCAGTTAGTGTACACCAAGCAAAAAGGCACTTCGGAAAAACTATCTTTAGCCGGTAAACTTAaccacctgaaaaaaaaagacacagcaGCACCTAGTTGTGCTTCTCCACATAATTCCGGCCTCACCAGTACCCAAGATTGCATTAACAATGGCCTTGAGGCGGACACCACCGCCGAGCCCAGTGATGAAACCACGACGGCAACATCCACCGACTGGCTCGGTCACTTTGATACCCAAATGGGAAAAATGGTGTACATCAACAAAGTGACAGGGCTTAGCAAATACGAGGAACCGCCAATGGAAGAAACGCTAGCCCGCTGCACATCTGATATCACCAACATGGCTGTTAGCGTCGTCTCTGAAACGG GGACGGAATACAGGTGTTACCCGTTCCAAGCAGAGCTAGTTCTTCCCTTCTTGCCTAAACCCAGAGGTGAAAGAGTGCTCATCGCGGGGACAGATGACGCAG gtgACAATGTCAAGACCTCCAACTCGCTCTCATCTTTGTACTCAAAGTGGAGCAACCCCGTGTTTGTGCGTCCTCCAGAG GTCGGAGTGGATATCTCAAGCGGACAAGCTAGTGGGCTTGCCGTTAAGATCCACAACATCCTGTTTCCGTACCGCTTCTCCAAAGACATGATACACTCTATGAAG GTGCTCAATCAAGTTGATAACAAGTTTCTTGCGTGCCTTATCAATACAAGTGATGATACGCAAAGCAAAG GGAATCTTTTAGTACTGTTGGACCAGCACGCTGCACATGAGAGAGTGCGTCTTGAAAACCTAATCGCAG ATTCCTTTGAAGGCGACCCAAACGCACCCGGCGAGAGACGGTTGTGTTCATCCACAATTTTACCGCCTCTGAACATCCGTGTGACAGAAGAGGAACAAAGGCTGCTCAG GTCTTGTCAGGTTCATTTGCGGAGCTTGGGCCTGGAAGTGACATTCACACTTGGGCATGATGACCACGTTCTCGTAGGCAAGGTGCCCATTTGTTtcgtggaaaaagaaaataatgagcTTCGGCGGAAGAGACCGTCGGTTATCAAGCGTGTTGTTGAG gaTTACCTTCAAGAGCAGATGGAG TTACTCCGCTCCACAGGTACTGTGAAAGGAACCCTACCACTTACGGTGCTGAAAGTCCTCGCCTCGCTCGCGTGTCACG GCGCCATCAAATTCAACGACAGCCTGAATCGAGACGAGTGCCAAAGCTTGGTTGCGTCCTTGTCGTCCTGCCAGCTGCCCTTCCAATGCGCCCACGGCCGCCCATCCATCGCGCCGCTCGTCGATGTCCTCCATTTGGAGCCCAACCAGAAG GAACCTCAGAAACCCAACCTTGGAAAGTTAAGAAGAATGTACAAAGCATGGGTACTATATGGGAATAGGTAA
- the fosaa gene encoding proto-oncogene c-Fos yields MLRKENTPDMEVESPTCRADSPAGIRCQETAEGANSPASSTSSSSSGDNAKDICQDPVFVPTVTAISSSPDFQWMVQPTIITSVSPSPGCEPANEPKSSRQATPIRESRNKGKNAARKAKAEQLSPEEEEKKRIRRERNKMAAAKCRNRRRELTDTLQAETDKLEEEKASLETEIANLLKEKERLEIILATHKPVCQVSEDMESVFQDSAGSLEIPPSPEEERLPDDGVQEAPSLQDMDIPNDPSVAISGNSNILLCASAEISICDLEPSLDIKSGLLDAMLPTFGDKPPMETARSVPDIDLSGSLGVSDWETLYKSVSSDLEPLSTPVVTSTPTCSSYLSVFTFSCPELDLLTEGLDNHKGGGGGGKAESVDHLNSPTLLAL; encoded by the exons ATGCTTCGTAAAGAGAATACGCCAGACATGGAAGTAGAGTCTCCCACCTGCCGGGCGGACTCTCCCGCCGGGATAAGGTGCCAGGAGACGGCCGAGGGGGCGAACTCTCCTGCCTCCTCcacatcctcctcttcctcggggGACAACGCAAAG GACATCTGCCAAGACCCAGTATTTGTTCCGACCGTGACTGCAATCTCCTCCAGCCCTGATTTCCAGTGGATGGTCCAGCCTACAATCATCACATCCGTTTCCCCGTCTCCAGGTTGCGAGCCAGCCAATGAGCCGAAGAGCTCTCGCCAGGCAACACCCATAAGAGAGAGCAGGAATAAGGGAAAGAATGCAGCGAGGAAAGCAAAAGCAGAGCAG CTGTCtccagaggaggaggagaagaagaggatCAGGAGGGAGAGGAATAAAATGGCTGCTGCCAAGTGCCGCAACCGCCGGAGGGAACTGACGGATACGCTGCAAGCT GAGACGGACAagctggaggaggaaaaagcaTCCCTGGAGACAGAAATCGCCAACCTCCTCAAAGAGAAGGAGCGTTTGGAAATCATCCTGGCCACACATAAACCCGTGTGCCAAGTGTCCGAAGATATGGAGTCAGTGTTCCAGGATTCCGCCGGATCCCTTGAAATCCCACCAAGTCCGGAGGAGGAGCGGCTCCCGGACGACGGCGTGCAGGAAGCTCCTTCGCTTCAAGACATGGACATCCCCAACGATCCGTCCGTAGCCATCTCAGGGAACTCCAACATCCTGTTGTGTGCCAGCGCTGAAATCAGCATCTGCGATCTGGAGCCTTCTCTGGACATTAAGTCGGGGCTTCTGGATGCTATGCTACCCACTTTCGGGGATAAGCCACCCATGGAGACGGCCCGTTCGGTCCCGGACATCGACTTGAGCGGCTCTCTCGGGGTCTCAGACTGGGAGACCCTGTACAAGTCCGTCTCCAGCGACCTGGAGCCCCTCAGTACTCCTGTGGTGACCTCCACTCCGACCTGCAGCAGCTATCTGTCCGTCTTTACCTTCTCCTGTCCTGAGTTGGACTTGCTCACAGAAGGACTGGACAACCAtaaaggaggaggcggaggaggaaaaGCCGAATCTGTCGATCATCTCAACTCTCCAACTTTGCTGGCCCTATAA
- the LOC119116432 gene encoding jun dimerization protein 2-like isoform X2: protein MGITFRVGLMQRSPLYKIYTRPTANQKKAHLFQKDSKSGRIPDPSVTAGSLPSLGPLAGIPATDTLKFGELHEFKTMLSPLHFIGSFGKRPLVIKTERDEDDDRRKRRREKNKVAAARCRNKKKERTDYLQKESERLAMLNSDLKAQIEELKLERQQLIHMLNRHRPTCIVRTDSVQTPDSEANPLLLQQLEAV from the exons ATGGGGATCACGTTTAGAGTTGGGCTGATGCAACGGTCTCCACTTTATAAAATTTACACTCGACCCACGGCCAACCAGAAGAAAGCACATTTGTTCCAGAAGGACTCCAAGTCAG GACGGATTCCGGACCCCTCGGTGACGGCGGGTTCCCTGCCCAGTCTGGGCCCTCTGGCTGGCATCCCGGCTACCGACACGCTCAAGTTTGGTGAGCTTCATGAGTTCAAGACGATGTTGTCGCCGCTCCACTTCATCGGCAGCTTTGGAAAGAGGCCCCTTGTCATCAAAACAGAG agagatgaagatgatgatcgAAGGAAACGAAGGCGAGAGAAAAACAAGGTAGCTGCAGCACGATGTCGAAATAAGAAGAAAGAGAGGACGGATTATCTACAAAAA GAATCGGAAAGATTAGCAATGTTGAACTCTGATCTGAAAGCTCAGATTGAGGAGCTAAAACTTGAACGCCAGCAACTGATCCACATGCTTAACCGCCATCGTCCCACCTGCATCGTGCGGACGGACAGTGTCCAGACGCCCGATAGCGAAGCGAAcccgctgctgctgcagcagtTGGAGGCCGTGTGA
- the LOC119116432 gene encoding jun dimerization protein 2-like isoform X1: MGITFRVGLMQRSPLYKIYTRPTANQKKAHLFQKDSKSAECATMPGRIPDPSVTAGSLPSLGPLAGIPATDTLKFGELHEFKTMLSPLHFIGSFGKRPLVIKTERDEDDDRRKRRREKNKVAAARCRNKKKERTDYLQKESERLAMLNSDLKAQIEELKLERQQLIHMLNRHRPTCIVRTDSVQTPDSEANPLLLQQLEAV; the protein is encoded by the exons ATGGGGATCACGTTTAGAGTTGGGCTGATGCAACGGTCTCCACTTTATAAAATTTACACTCGACCCACGGCCAACCAGAAGAAAGCACATTTGTTCCAGAAGGACTCCAAGTCAG CCGAGTGTGCTACCATGCCAGGACGGATTCCGGACCCCTCGGTGACGGCGGGTTCCCTGCCCAGTCTGGGCCCTCTGGCTGGCATCCCGGCTACCGACACGCTCAAGTTTGGTGAGCTTCATGAGTTCAAGACGATGTTGTCGCCGCTCCACTTCATCGGCAGCTTTGGAAAGAGGCCCCTTGTCATCAAAACAGAG agagatgaagatgatgatcgAAGGAAACGAAGGCGAGAGAAAAACAAGGTAGCTGCAGCACGATGTCGAAATAAGAAGAAAGAGAGGACGGATTATCTACAAAAA GAATCGGAAAGATTAGCAATGTTGAACTCTGATCTGAAAGCTCAGATTGAGGAGCTAAAACTTGAACGCCAGCAACTGATCCACATGCTTAACCGCCATCGTCCCACCTGCATCGTGCGGACGGACAGTGTCCAGACGCCCGATAGCGAAGCGAAcccgctgctgctgcagcagtTGGAGGCCGTGTGA
- the LOC119116432 gene encoding jun dimerization protein 2-like isoform X3, whose protein sequence is MLNSLMENAECATMPGRIPDPSVTAGSLPSLGPLAGIPATDTLKFGELHEFKTMLSPLHFIGSFGKRPLVIKTERDEDDDRRKRRREKNKVAAARCRNKKKERTDYLQKESERLAMLNSDLKAQIEELKLERQQLIHMLNRHRPTCIVRTDSVQTPDSEANPLLLQQLEAV, encoded by the exons ATGTTAAACAGTCTTATGGAAAACG CCGAGTGTGCTACCATGCCAGGACGGATTCCGGACCCCTCGGTGACGGCGGGTTCCCTGCCCAGTCTGGGCCCTCTGGCTGGCATCCCGGCTACCGACACGCTCAAGTTTGGTGAGCTTCATGAGTTCAAGACGATGTTGTCGCCGCTCCACTTCATCGGCAGCTTTGGAAAGAGGCCCCTTGTCATCAAAACAGAG agagatgaagatgatgatcgAAGGAAACGAAGGCGAGAGAAAAACAAGGTAGCTGCAGCACGATGTCGAAATAAGAAGAAAGAGAGGACGGATTATCTACAAAAA GAATCGGAAAGATTAGCAATGTTGAACTCTGATCTGAAAGCTCAGATTGAGGAGCTAAAACTTGAACGCCAGCAACTGATCCACATGCTTAACCGCCATCGTCCCACCTGCATCGTGCGGACGGACAGTGTCCAGACGCCCGATAGCGAAGCGAAcccgctgctgctgcagcagtTGGAGGCCGTGTGA